Proteins encoded in a region of the Isoalcanivorax pacificus W11-5 genome:
- a CDS encoding aromatic-ring-hydroxylating dioxygenase subunit beta produces the protein MAQQIVKAMPEVIHQGIVDTQTQQRLERFLALEAALMDAHEYDRWLALWDSDEVLYWVPCNSDEQDPSTGIAIIYDDRTRLLERIMRLKDKTAHAYRPLAKLVRSVSGVLPLSVDGDEMEVAASFVLGETRVGQQNLWLGKTLYRLVDTANGFRIRSKKVMLLNNDDAMPNLTFLV, from the coding sequence ATGGCTCAACAGATCGTCAAGGCAATGCCGGAAGTCATCCACCAGGGCATCGTCGACACACAGACACAACAACGGCTGGAGCGCTTCCTGGCGCTGGAAGCGGCATTGATGGACGCGCACGAATACGACCGCTGGCTGGCCCTGTGGGACAGCGACGAGGTGCTGTACTGGGTGCCCTGCAACAGCGACGAACAGGACCCGTCTACCGGCATCGCCATCATCTACGACGACCGCACCCGGTTGCTGGAACGGATCATGCGCCTGAAAGACAAGACCGCTCACGCGTACCGGCCACTGGCAAAACTGGTGCGCAGTGTCAGCGGCGTGCTGCCGCTGTCCGTGGATGGCGATGAAATGGAAGTGGCCGCCAGCTTTGTGCTCGGCGAGACCCGCGTCGGACAGCAGAACCTCTGGCTGGGCAAGACACTGTACCGGCTGGTGGACACCGCCAATGGGTTTCGGATCCGCAGCAAGAAGGTGATGTTACTGAACAACGACGACGCCATGCCGAATCTCACTTTTCTGGTGTAA
- a CDS encoding SDR family NAD(P)-dependent oxidoreductase, whose protein sequence is MSEHGCKRFIGKVAVITGAGQGIGLATAWRLAREGASVVLADKAAGPAQAAADALRAEGYQAVTAVADLATFDGAQDTMARAQDAFGKIDVLVNNVGGTIWKKPFWHYSEEEIRAEVDRSFWPPLWCCRAVIPHMQYGGSIVNVGSNATMGIFRIPYSASKGGVVGLTTALAVELAHLNIRVNCVAPGNTAVRERPTPRLERPLDEQEQRWNDYFYDYVTREGLFDHPATVEEQAAVIAFLASDDAAYVTGEVIDTGKRGTRIDGDRV, encoded by the coding sequence ATGAGCGAACACGGCTGCAAACGCTTTATCGGCAAAGTGGCAGTGATTACCGGCGCCGGCCAGGGCATCGGCCTGGCCACCGCCTGGCGGCTGGCACGCGAAGGCGCCAGCGTGGTACTGGCTGACAAGGCCGCCGGCCCAGCACAGGCGGCGGCCGACGCCCTGCGTGCGGAAGGCTATCAGGCCGTGACGGCGGTCGCCGACCTGGCGACCTTCGACGGCGCCCAGGACACCATGGCCCGCGCCCAGGACGCCTTCGGCAAAATTGATGTGCTGGTCAACAATGTCGGCGGCACCATCTGGAAAAAACCGTTCTGGCACTACAGCGAAGAGGAAATCCGGGCAGAAGTCGACCGCTCCTTCTGGCCGCCCCTGTGGTGCTGCCGCGCGGTCATCCCGCACATGCAGTACGGCGGCAGCATCGTCAATGTCGGCTCCAACGCGACCATGGGCATTTTCCGCATTCCCTATTCCGCTTCGAAAGGCGGCGTAGTGGGCCTGACCACCGCCCTTGCGGTCGAGCTGGCGCACCTGAACATCCGCGTCAATTGCGTGGCGCCGGGCAACACGGCGGTCAGGGAACGGCCGACACCACGCCTGGAACGCCCGCTGGATGAGCAAGAGCAGCGCTGGAACGACTACTTCTACGACTACGTGACCCGCGAAGGCCTGTTCGACCATCCGGCCACGGTGGAGGAACAGGCCGCCGTGATTGCCTTTCTCGCGTCGGACGACGCCGCCTATGTCACCGGCGAAGTGATCGACACCGGCAAACGCGGCACACGTATCGACGGAGACAGAGTGTGA
- a CDS encoding aromatic ring-hydroxylating oxygenase subunit alpha: MTTRIPTGRDYSALVQEDRVHSAIFTDEQIFQDEMERIFHTTWLFALHESEIPNAGDFKRLQIGRYPVIATRDEQGEIHLLINRCRHRGAQVCESSHGNTRRFQCWYHGWTYDTRGDLVGLTGPEAYDKDFKCDAHGLTRIPRVESYRGFVFASVAREGMSLSDYLGSTKPYIDIMVDASPIGELQVKPGVVNRTRYRGNWKQVGMDGYHPHYVHMSVFKIFSKRESTTGSAVGALHLEDPFADVSKSRTRGFPHGHACLDFREQRRPHADASIEELRRSEEGARYVDDMISAYGEERARDLIAWHGDPHLGLFPNLQLIHDHVRVVIPISPGETEVLMYPVFLKGVGPSINEKRLRAHEAFYGPAAAGSPDDAEIFERTQRGLLADADPWVQLGRGIHREEVDEDGSVASCISDEITQRAQMQEWKKLMTRG, translated from the coding sequence ATGACAACCCGCATCCCCACCGGTCGCGACTACAGCGCGCTGGTACAGGAAGACCGCGTACACAGCGCGATCTTCACTGATGAGCAGATCTTTCAGGATGAGATGGAACGTATCTTCCATACCACCTGGCTGTTTGCCCTGCACGAGAGTGAGATTCCCAACGCCGGGGATTTCAAGCGCCTGCAGATCGGCCGTTACCCGGTCATCGCCACACGCGACGAGCAGGGCGAGATCCACCTGCTGATCAATCGCTGCCGCCACCGTGGTGCGCAGGTGTGCGAATCCAGTCACGGCAATACGCGTCGATTCCAGTGCTGGTATCACGGCTGGACCTATGACACCCGTGGCGATCTGGTCGGCCTGACCGGCCCGGAAGCCTACGACAAGGATTTCAAGTGCGACGCGCACGGCCTGACCCGGATACCGCGCGTGGAAAGTTATCGTGGTTTTGTTTTCGCCAGCGTGGCCAGGGAAGGCATGTCGCTGTCGGACTATCTTGGCTCGACCAAACCCTATATCGACATCATGGTGGATGCCTCCCCCATCGGCGAGCTTCAGGTCAAACCGGGCGTGGTCAACCGCACCCGCTACCGGGGCAACTGGAAGCAGGTGGGCATGGACGGCTATCACCCGCACTACGTGCACATGTCGGTGTTCAAGATTTTCAGCAAGCGCGAAAGCACCACCGGTTCCGCCGTCGGGGCCTTGCACCTGGAAGATCCGTTTGCCGATGTGTCCAAGAGCCGTACACGCGGTTTCCCGCATGGCCATGCCTGCCTGGATTTTCGTGAACAGCGACGTCCCCACGCGGATGCCTCCATTGAGGAGTTGCGCCGCAGCGAGGAAGGCGCGCGTTACGTCGACGACATGATCAGCGCCTATGGCGAGGAGCGTGCCCGCGATCTGATTGCCTGGCACGGCGACCCGCACCTGGGCCTGTTCCCGAATCTGCAACTGATCCACGACCATGTGCGCGTGGTAATCCCGATCAGCCCCGGCGAAACCGAAGTGTTGATGTACCCGGTATTCCTGAAAGGTGTCGGCCCGTCGATCAACGAGAAACGCCTGCGCGCCCACGAGGCGTTCTATGGCCCGGCAGCGGCCGGCTCGCCGGACGATGCGGAAATTTTCGAACGAACCCAGCGCGGCCTGTTGGCCGACGCCGATCCCTGGGTGCAGCTTGGCCGTGGCATTCACCGTGAAGAAGTGGATGAAGACGGCTCGGTGGCGTCCTGCATCAGCGACGAGATCACGCAGCGCGCACAGATGCAGGAATGGAAAAAGCTGATGACCCGGGGCTGA
- a CDS encoding TRAP transporter permease, whose translation MYYIKRAFWLLFQMGNKVPMNRYKYIFFACLAVPLTLFEIWYALAGEFGRLELAIVFIVPMYVIAFLAFSYAPDVHRSTPVDYLLSALALAGGLYLISQMGRYHEWISGLSYFETADLLVAGLYLLLTLELLRRCVGPGISVVVWTVIAYCLFGDHLPGFFGHRGLEWDYLLEGLMVSPHDGGLFSAPVQVAAVYAFLFVTFGKFLEKSGGGNFFFNLSALLAGRRVGGSAKVAVTSSGLFGMISGSPAADVMTTGSITIPMMKRAGYGGRYAAAVEAVASTGGALLPPVMGAVVFLMVEFTGIAYSDILLSILASALLYYLGIYVQVHNYSSRHKVGQIDSELVPSFWTVVRTGWIFILPLALLVYYMLNGHTPALAASTSLLTVIVASWLIKGQRITPKRFIEGCVEVCTALAPLIAAVAGAGILMLGLNLTGLASKLSALIFSVAEAHLLLALMLATVVTIICGMGMPVVAVYSLVAVMVAPALVDAGLTVLQAHLFLIFYAVASYITPPVAVSAYVASTIADERPMAVSLTAARIGMVVFALPYAFIYHPGLLLIGEWPQIVMDISLATASVMILACTSEGWYHGQLSTALRVALVAAVLLAFSPWTSVGITALVLAGGYLISRRLRGTPRFSSLKQHAAHSKQ comes from the coding sequence ATGTACTACATCAAACGTGCATTCTGGTTGCTGTTCCAGATGGGCAACAAAGTGCCCATGAACCGCTACAAGTATATTTTCTTCGCCTGCCTGGCGGTGCCACTGACCCTGTTCGAGATCTGGTACGCGTTGGCCGGCGAATTCGGTCGCCTGGAGCTGGCGATCGTGTTCATTGTGCCGATGTATGTGATTGCCTTTCTGGCATTCAGTTATGCACCGGACGTACACCGCAGCACGCCGGTGGATTATCTGCTTTCTGCGCTCGCCCTGGCGGGCGGGCTTTACCTGATTTCCCAGATGGGCCGCTACCATGAATGGATCAGCGGCCTGAGTTACTTTGAGACGGCCGACCTGCTGGTGGCCGGGCTGTATCTGCTGTTGACGCTGGAACTGCTCCGCCGATGCGTCGGGCCCGGCATCTCCGTAGTGGTCTGGACGGTGATCGCCTACTGCCTGTTCGGCGATCATCTGCCCGGCTTTTTCGGTCATCGCGGCCTGGAATGGGACTATCTTCTCGAAGGCCTGATGGTATCGCCTCATGATGGCGGCCTGTTCTCGGCGCCGGTACAGGTCGCAGCCGTGTATGCGTTCCTGTTCGTGACGTTCGGCAAGTTCCTGGAAAAAAGTGGCGGCGGCAATTTTTTCTTCAACCTGTCCGCGCTGCTGGCCGGTCGTCGTGTCGGCGGCTCGGCCAAAGTCGCGGTAACCTCCAGCGGTCTGTTCGGGATGATTTCCGGCAGCCCGGCGGCGGACGTGATGACCACCGGCTCCATCACCATTCCGATGATGAAACGTGCCGGCTACGGCGGCCGCTATGCTGCGGCCGTGGAAGCAGTGGCGTCGACCGGCGGTGCGCTGCTGCCGCCGGTCATGGGTGCGGTGGTATTCCTGATGGTGGAATTCACCGGCATCGCCTACAGCGACATCCTGCTGTCGATCCTGGCCTCCGCCCTGCTCTACTACCTGGGCATCTATGTTCAGGTACACAACTATTCCAGCCGCCACAAAGTCGGGCAGATCGACAGCGAACTGGTGCCTTCCTTCTGGACGGTGGTGCGCACCGGCTGGATATTCATCCTGCCGCTGGCGCTGCTGGTCTACTACATGCTCAATGGCCACACGCCCGCGCTGGCCGCCAGCACGTCCTTGCTGACGGTGATCGTGGCGAGCTGGCTGATCAAAGGGCAGCGCATCACGCCGAAACGCTTTATCGAAGGCTGCGTGGAAGTCTGTACTGCACTGGCGCCACTGATCGCCGCCGTGGCCGGCGCCGGCATCCTGATGCTCGGCCTGAATCTCACCGGCCTGGCATCAAAACTGTCGGCGCTGATCTTCAGTGTTGCCGAAGCACATCTGTTGCTGGCGCTGATGCTGGCCACCGTGGTCACCATTATCTGCGGCATGGGCATGCCGGTGGTGGCGGTCTATTCCCTGGTTGCGGTGATGGTCGCCCCGGCGCTGGTGGATGCCGGCCTGACCGTGCTGCAGGCGCACCTGTTTCTGATTTTCTACGCCGTGGCCTCCTACATCACACCACCGGTGGCGGTGTCCGCCTACGTGGCCAGTACCATCGCCGATGAACGCCCGATGGCGGTGTCACTGACCGCCGCGCGCATCGGCATGGTGGTGTTCGCGCTGCCGTACGCCTTTATCTACCACCCGGGGCTGCTGCTGATCGGCGAATGGCCACAGATCGTCATGGACATCTCACTCGCTACCGCCTCCGTGATGATCCTCGCCTGCACTTCCGAAGGCTGGTACCACGGCCAGCTTTCCACAGCGCTACGCGTGGCACTGGTGGCAGCGGTCCTGCTGGCATTCTCGCCCTGGACGTCGGTCGGCATTACCGCACTGGTGCTGGCCGGTGGCTACCTGATCAGCCGTCGTCTGCGCGGCACACCGCGCTTCAGCTCGCTGAAACAACATGCTGCCCACAGCAAACAGTGA
- a CDS encoding TAXI family TRAP transporter solute-binding subunit: MLTCLTLSGHAAEVDDSPVNVTIAGYSSGGQVTVFGEGVIDAVRRAYPNSSIIYEPGNPAGGLEHLRTGRRPFALESIIEPRMAYAGRAPFRSPYPEGSITGVLNGAPDVFALKVYARRAFLEEHGVKTFDDLIKKQVPMRVSVNQPGNLWAREHVRALLAYYDKTMEDIERWGGRLVPQPTGASNDLMRDGRLDVIITGGATPSGSIVELGSVQDIAFVPLSKELAEYVAGELGIQTGVIPGGSYSFQQEDLIVPFTSFIIVAGPEATFDDAYKLAKAMYEQMERYRSLHPALSLASRERLPDMGSLALHPGAEAFYREVGLIK, translated from the coding sequence ATGCTGACCTGCCTTACCCTGTCCGGCCATGCGGCCGAGGTGGACGACAGTCCCGTCAACGTGACTATCGCCGGCTATTCCTCCGGCGGCCAGGTGACCGTATTCGGTGAAGGCGTGATCGACGCCGTGCGCCGCGCCTACCCCAATTCAAGCATCATTTATGAACCGGGCAACCCGGCCGGTGGCCTTGAGCACCTGCGTACCGGACGCCGGCCCTTCGCGCTGGAAAGCATCATTGAACCGCGCATGGCCTATGCCGGCCGCGCGCCGTTCCGCTCGCCCTACCCCGAAGGCAGCATCACCGGCGTGCTCAACGGCGCACCGGATGTGTTTGCACTGAAAGTGTACGCACGGCGCGCCTTCCTCGAAGAACACGGCGTGAAGACCTTTGACGACCTGATCAAAAAACAGGTCCCGATGCGTGTTTCCGTCAACCAGCCAGGCAACCTCTGGGCACGCGAACATGTGCGCGCGCTGCTGGCCTACTACGACAAGACGATGGAGGACATCGAGCGCTGGGGTGGCCGTCTGGTGCCACAACCTACCGGGGCATCCAACGATCTGATGCGTGATGGCCGTCTGGACGTGATCATCACCGGCGGCGCCACACCGTCCGGCTCGATCGTCGAGCTCGGCAGCGTGCAGGACATCGCCTTTGTGCCTCTGTCGAAAGAACTGGCCGAATACGTCGCCGGGGAACTCGGCATCCAGACCGGCGTGATTCCCGGCGGCAGCTACAGCTTCCAGCAGGAAGACCTGATCGTGCCGTTCACCAGTTTCATCATTGTGGCCGGGCCGGAAGCCACCTTCGACGATGCCTACAAGCTGGCCAAAGCCATGTACGAGCAAATGGAGCGCTACCGTTCGCTGCACCCGGCGCTGTCGCTGGCCAGCCGCGAGCGCCTGCCGGACATGGGCAGCCTGGCGCTGCATCCGGGTGCCGAGGCCTTTTACCGGGAAGTCGGGCTGATCAAGTAA
- a CDS encoding non-heme iron oxygenase ferredoxin subunit — MNAVIDFARFYVCEASELANNHIRQIKPPGHDPVALYRVNDEFHATDDTCSHGQALLSEGEVDEDFVVECPWHGGTFDIRTGEALSFPCVLPVRSYPVAVEDGKVYINLRAGRAKE; from the coding sequence ATGAACGCCGTCATTGATTTCGCCCGCTTCTATGTGTGCGAGGCCAGCGAACTTGCCAACAACCATATTCGCCAGATCAAACCACCGGGCCATGATCCGGTGGCGCTGTATCGCGTGAATGATGAATTCCACGCCACCGACGATACCTGCTCACACGGCCAGGCGCTGCTGTCAGAAGGCGAGGTGGACGAGGATTTCGTGGTCGAGTGCCCCTGGCACGGCGGCACCTTCGATATCCGGACCGGCGAGGCGCTGTCGTTTCCCTGCGTGCTGCCAGTGCGCAGCTATCCGGTGGCAGTGGAAGACGGCAAGGTCTATATCAATCTGCGCGCCGGCCGCGCGAAGGAGTAA
- a CDS encoding OprO/OprP family phosphate-selective porin codes for MNRLSIDSLRARRAPLSLLLLGGLLAAGTQPAQAQSNEELAERIRQLEQRLEDSNKGNVSAQQRGGRIQFNSDDGNFTARVGGRMLLDTAWYDEDISPMGGGTKFRQARLEASGTLYKHWSYVFQYDFTGSAEDGIKDAYLRYNNLDVAGTPVLVSLGNQFLPFGFLGQQSPKYTLFMEQPNPSLMLGAGARRLSLRADVLGDGWRWSTAVARAPLGSRATDSNLDDPVDVATQVTYSPIRDKGHVLMFGASFREQSSKGADGHRLRTRPQTNLSPFRPVDTGAFVADGFSAAGAQAMYQHGRFELETEYFQQKYDAIQGGAADGEKPEFTGAFVNAGVFLTGESRAYDPRLNVFGPPTPARPLSQGGVGAWQLVASYSTLELSDQSITGGQIDMASLGVNWFPEQRLRFTLEYGSVLKVDGGPNDGDEPSFVQARAQVEW; via the coding sequence ATGAATCGACTCTCAATTGACTCACTGCGCGCGCGCCGCGCACCGCTGTCCCTGCTGCTGCTTGGCGGCCTGCTCGCCGCTGGCACACAACCGGCCCAGGCCCAGAGCAATGAAGAGCTGGCCGAACGTATTCGCCAGCTGGAACAACGCCTGGAAGACAGCAACAAGGGCAATGTCAGTGCGCAGCAACGCGGCGGCCGTATCCAGTTCAACAGCGATGACGGCAACTTCACCGCGCGCGTCGGCGGCCGCATGCTGCTCGATACCGCCTGGTACGACGAAGACATCTCGCCCATGGGCGGTGGCACCAAGTTCCGCCAGGCGCGCCTGGAAGCCAGCGGCACGCTCTATAAACACTGGTCCTATGTGTTCCAGTACGACTTCACCGGCAGCGCCGAAGACGGCATCAAGGATGCCTACCTGCGCTACAACAATCTGGACGTGGCCGGCACGCCGGTGCTGGTCAGCCTGGGCAACCAGTTCCTGCCGTTCGGTTTTCTCGGCCAGCAGAGCCCGAAGTACACCCTGTTCATGGAGCAGCCGAACCCCAGCCTGATGCTGGGTGCCGGCGCACGCCGCCTGAGCCTGCGCGCCGATGTACTCGGGGACGGCTGGCGCTGGAGCACGGCGGTGGCACGCGCGCCGCTGGGCAGCCGCGCCACCGACAGCAACCTGGACGACCCGGTGGATGTGGCCACCCAGGTGACCTACTCGCCCATCCGCGACAAGGGCCACGTACTGATGTTCGGCGCCTCCTTCCGGGAACAATCCTCGAAAGGCGCTGACGGCCACCGGCTGCGCACTCGTCCGCAAACAAACCTGAGTCCGTTCCGCCCGGTGGACACAGGCGCCTTTGTTGCAGACGGTTTCAGCGCCGCCGGCGCCCAGGCCATGTATCAGCACGGTCGCTTTGAACTGGAGACGGAATACTTTCAGCAAAAGTATGACGCCATCCAGGGCGGTGCCGCCGATGGCGAAAAGCCGGAATTCACCGGTGCCTTTGTCAACGCCGGCGTATTCCTGACCGGTGAATCCCGTGCCTACGATCCGCGACTGAATGTGTTCGGCCCACCCACTCCGGCACGCCCGCTGAGCCAGGGTGGTGTCGGTGCCTGGCAGCTTGTCGCCAGCTACAGCACGCTGGAATTGAGTGACCAGAGCATCACCGGCGGCCAGATCGACATGGCCTCGCTCGGCGTCAACTGGTTCCCGGAACAACGGCTGCGCTTCACGCTGGAATACGGCAGCGTGCTGAAAGTCGATGGCGGTCCGAACGACGGTGACGAGCCGTCCTTCGTCCAGGCCCGTGCCCAGGTGGAATGGTAA
- a CDS encoding DMT family transporter — protein MMPALFPVVIALLSALMFALTFVCVRVGVKTASTTTALWVTLSVNVVFLWLISLVMHGPQFGDWWQWRYFFLSGMFAPLLGRMFQFHGMTYLGANITTPLTLTHPVVSVLLAILFLGEHLSWLGMAGALLVVVGSVIVGSEGGQQGTRSLAQVPRTYLLLPLAASLCYGISVVFRKMGIDLGTDAITAAAVTCFSSWLFASLYVLATGKVREIRCSRREFFFFVLAGVFSGLGPMLLYLSLQREALVVIAPIAATTPLFVLLVSWLFLRADELFTPKVITGTVATVAGVVLVSAYGIA, from the coding sequence ATGATGCCCGCGCTGTTTCCCGTCGTCATTGCACTGCTGTCCGCGCTGATGTTCGCGCTGACCTTCGTCTGTGTGCGTGTTGGCGTCAAGACAGCCAGCACCACGACGGCGCTGTGGGTCACCCTGTCCGTGAACGTGGTATTTCTGTGGCTGATCAGCCTGGTGATGCACGGGCCGCAGTTCGGCGACTGGTGGCAATGGCGCTACTTTTTCCTGTCCGGCATGTTCGCGCCATTGCTGGGCCGCATGTTCCAGTTCCACGGCATGACCTACCTGGGCGCCAACATCACCACACCGCTGACACTGACGCACCCGGTGGTGTCGGTACTGCTGGCGATCCTGTTTCTTGGTGAGCATCTGTCCTGGCTCGGCATGGCCGGCGCCCTGCTGGTAGTGGTCGGCAGCGTGATCGTCGGCTCCGAAGGCGGCCAGCAGGGCACACGCAGCCTGGCGCAGGTGCCACGCACTTACCTGCTGCTGCCGCTGGCCGCCTCGCTGTGCTACGGCATTTCGGTGGTGTTCCGCAAGATGGGCATCGACCTGGGCACGGACGCCATTACCGCCGCAGCGGTCACCTGCTTTTCGTCCTGGCTGTTTGCCAGCCTGTATGTGCTCGCCACCGGCAAGGTACGCGAGATTCGCTGCAGCCGGCGCGAGTTTTTCTTTTTTGTCCTGGCCGGGGTGTTTTCCGGGCTGGGACCAATGCTGCTTTACCTGTCCCTGCAACGCGAAGCACTGGTGGTGATCGCACCGATTGCCGCTACCACGCCGCTGTTCGTGTTGCTGGTGTCCTGGCTGTTCCTGCGTGCCGACGAGCTGTTCACACCCAAAGTCATCACCGGCACGGTCGCCACCGTGGCCGGCGTGGTGCTGGTCAGCGCCTACGGTATCGCCTGA
- a CDS encoding alpha/beta fold hydrolase: MSSAQNPEIGLHIQAAGIDTNYHDQGHDTGTPLLLLHGSGPGVTAWANWRLNIPVLASGRRVVAPDMVGFGYTERPEGIEYNLDTWVGHAIGFLDALDIPQADIVGNSYGGALALALAIRHPERVRRLVLMGAAGVPFTLTQGLDQVWGYTPSVSNMRTLMDTFAFNKDLVSDELAELRYRASVRPGYQESFAKMFPAPRQRWVDALASRDDDIRAIDKEALIIHGREDIIVPPETSEKLFSLLPRAQLHLFGQCGHWTQIEHAARFNLLVTHFLDE, from the coding sequence ATGAGCAGCGCGCAGAACCCTGAAATCGGCCTGCATATCCAGGCCGCCGGCATCGATACCAATTATCACGACCAGGGCCATGACACCGGCACACCGCTGTTGCTGCTGCACGGCTCCGGGCCGGGCGTGACCGCCTGGGCCAACTGGCGCCTGAACATCCCGGTACTGGCCAGCGGTCGCCGTGTGGTGGCGCCGGACATGGTCGGCTTCGGCTATACCGAACGCCCCGAAGGTATCGAGTACAACCTGGATACCTGGGTCGGCCATGCCATCGGTTTTCTCGATGCACTGGATATTCCGCAGGCCGACATCGTCGGCAATTCCTACGGCGGCGCCCTGGCGCTGGCGCTGGCGATCCGTCATCCGGAACGGGTACGCCGCCTGGTACTGATGGGAGCGGCGGGCGTGCCCTTCACGCTCACCCAGGGGCTGGACCAGGTGTGGGGTTATACCCCCTCGGTCAGCAATATGCGCACGCTGATGGATACTTTTGCCTTCAACAAGGACCTGGTCAGCGACGAACTGGCGGAGCTGCGCTATCGCGCCAGTGTGCGCCCGGGCTATCAGGAATCGTTCGCGAAAATGTTTCCTGCGCCACGGCAGCGCTGGGTCGATGCACTGGCCAGCCGCGACGACGACATCCGCGCCATCGACAAGGAGGCGCTGATCATCCACGGCCGCGAGGACATCATCGTGCCCCCGGAAACCTCTGAAAAACTGTTTTCCCTGCTGCCGCGCGCGCAACTGCACCTGTTTGGCCAGTGCGGCCACTGGACGCAGATCGAGCACGCGGCGCGCTTCAATCTTCTGGTCACGCATTTTCTGGATGAGTGA
- a CDS encoding VOC family protein yields the protein MISLHDICYLRLGCRDLDEMVHFGTRILGLELRERTATHAYLRGDNSVFNLCYIQGDASYDASAFALREYAHLQQAADELQALGIAVQWGDEAACAERHVDAFFEFIDPNENRIELVYRPHVTGVRYFPSRDAGITEFGHFGLHSRDIERDLAFWTQTMNARVSDRIGDGALLRIDPVHHKIALFSSDKTGVQHVNFQVESIDDVMRSWYFLQEQGVPIVFGPGRHPTSTAIFIYFLGPDKRVYEYSSGVKRITDEAGYVPRHFEMKPTSFCMWGARPNVKEFSE from the coding sequence ATGATTTCTCTGCATGACATCTGCTATCTCCGCCTGGGTTGCCGGGACCTGGATGAAATGGTGCACTTCGGCACCCGTATCCTCGGCCTGGAGCTACGCGAACGCACCGCCACCCACGCCTATCTGCGCGGCGACAACAGTGTGTTCAACCTGTGCTATATCCAGGGCGATGCCAGCTACGACGCCTCGGCGTTTGCGCTGAGAGAATACGCACACCTGCAACAGGCCGCCGATGAACTCCAGGCCCTCGGTATCGCGGTGCAATGGGGTGACGAGGCTGCCTGTGCCGAACGGCACGTGGACGCCTTTTTCGAGTTCATTGACCCGAACGAAAACCGCATAGAGCTGGTGTACCGTCCGCATGTCACCGGTGTGCGGTACTTTCCTTCCCGCGATGCAGGCATTACCGAGTTCGGCCACTTTGGCCTGCACAGCCGTGACATCGAACGCGATCTCGCCTTCTGGACGCAGACCATGAATGCGCGTGTCAGCGACCGTATCGGCGATGGTGCCCTGCTGCGCATTGATCCGGTGCACCACAAGATCGCGTTGTTTTCCTCGGACAAGACCGGCGTGCAACACGTCAATTTCCAGGTCGAGAGCATCGACGACGTCATGCGCTCCTGGTACTTCCTGCAGGAACAGGGCGTGCCGATCGTGTTCGGCCCCGGCCGCCATCCGACCTCCACGGCGATCTTCATCTACTTCCTCGGCCCGGACAAACGGGTCTATGAGTATTCCTCCGGCGTCAAGCGCATTACCGATGAAGCCGGCTATGTGCCACGGCATTTCGAAATGAAACCGACCTCCTTCTGCATGTGGGGCGCGCGGCCAAACGTGAAGGAATTCAGTGAGTGA